A single Pristis pectinata isolate sPriPec2 chromosome 6, sPriPec2.1.pri, whole genome shotgun sequence DNA region contains:
- the LOC127571225 gene encoding uracil nucleotide/cysteinyl leukotriene receptor-like, which yields MAYPILPSNASGPQCTQESAEENLFFSSFYGVVFVLAFVGNILAVWVFSCDNHTNTTTNIYLMHLAVADLSYVLILPMRMVYHLSQNHWPFGEVPCRITGFLFYLNMYASIFFLTCISADRFLAIVYPVRSMRVRKPLYANIACVVLWVLVVLGVAPMLGAPQTLQSSNTTTVCLQLYREKTSSFALVPLTVGFVVPFVTTVTCYLLIIHSLRRGNRIERHLKDKAIKMIILVLTIFLVCFVPYHVNRYLYILSTSTVPSSCRDRRLIALSNRITSCLTSLNSCLDPVVYFFVGEKFRERFCHFVCGRRKRTQSISHETKTNESSLSGKSEL from the coding sequence ATGGCGTACCCCATCCTGCCCAGCAACGCCAGCGGCCCCCAGTGCACCCAGGAGAGCGCCGAAGAGAACCTGTTCTTCTCCTCCTTCTACGGGGTAGTGTTTGTGCTGGCGTTTGTGGGCAACATCCTTGCCGTGTGGGTCTTCTCCTGCGATAACcacaccaacaccaccaccaacatcTACCTGATGCACCTGGCGGTGGCGGACCTGTCCTATGTGCTCATCCTGCCCATGAGGATGGTGTACCACCTGAGCCAGAACCACTGGCCCTTCGGAGAGGTGCCTTGCCGCATCACCGGCTTCCTCTTCTACCTCAACATGTATGCCAGCATCTTCTTCCTGACCTGCATCAGCGCCGACCGCTTCTTGGCCATCGTCTACCCGGTCCGGTCCATGCGGGTCCGCAAGCCGCTGTACGCCAACATCGCCTGCGTCGTCCTGTGGGTGCTAGTAGTTCTGGGAGTGGCTCCCATGCTGGGAGCGCCCCAAACTCTGCAGAGCAGCAATACCACCACCGTGTGCCTGCAATTGTACCGGGAGAAGACGTCCAGCTTTGCTCTGGTGCCCTTGACCGTCGGCTTCGTGGTCCCTTTTGTCACCACGGTCACCTGCTACCTGCTCATCATCCACAGTCTCCGCAGGGGCAACCGGATCGAGAGGCACTTGAAGGACAAGGCCATAAAGATGATCATCCTGGTGCTCACCATCTTCCTCGTTTGCTTCGTGCCCTACCACGTCAACCGCTACCTGTACATCCTGTCCACCAGCACCGTCCCCTCCAGCTGCCGGGACAGGCGGCTGATCGCCCTCAGTAACCGCATCACGTCCTGCCTCACCAGCCTCAACAGCTGCCTCGACCCCGTCGTCTACTTCTTCGTCGGGGAGAAGTTCCGGGAGCGCTTCTGCCACTTTGTGTGCGGCCGCAGGAAGAGGACGCAGTCCATCAGCCATGAGACCAAGACTAACGAGAGCTCCCTCAGCGGCAAGTCGGAGCTCTAG